Proteins found in one Leguminivora glycinivorella isolate SPB_JAAS2020 chromosome 4, LegGlyc_1.1, whole genome shotgun sequence genomic segment:
- the LOC125225522 gene encoding PAS domain-containing serine/threonine-protein kinase, whose product MEINATSISKYNRDPETDFGVLSPVIPKLRRFGGVYSPEHLNLTPRPKATADFKEPWNENHNLYTPEKLPEVDFRCRTVKPKGNHGSQNYSFEGNQSYPRLNRRLRPIRMELETPTKVKPTVDLVRVDGPNGLRFNTSLATGDITGSPAQSQTDRLQQAINPSKAVFTIETNTSKILIVNNKACSLLGYSAGELCGLKFSDLLRNRNCKFSLHEPEEGDASEDGTVVLLSGKVVELLSKDGRAVQVSLWIRQLDNDGPCLVVAEPVSCKTVVLTVDAEDGMILSCCGDDAALLFQAESCDKLLGLPLASLIPSVQLPPWDAPIPRNISKQRATGRTLDGGSFPLCLWITRPDTTENTLWSGMKSHKERPIYEVNVRVTYNVSGLLVVDESGIITACNQHFATLTFGKPHSAVVGRPVDELIPDFCRQADLIKRLPRPKGHNQDDNESDTDEDSCGAFNGSQKSACMSNVQQSLLSTTTREKSSSALCLDKSCSLVTHTPTPTQDMVSSISTTATEQRNDTSALPDVTSGMSNISIDDDFTPSISKSRSENILRSEQNNPVARQLAKANEKSDSIYYTSQHSQEVTPTGNTPRVRMNDPSLRLSFDSSKYRSKVNQDKDKSSLSLDFCDSNETSADFLTPINEMPPPGCEIEDLPKHNGNESIESLSNDNDLETQTESAPRKRYDLDGPETPCIAKRLLRAHVTSTPQRTKSECDDTQDGTYRGIVLHRDGTQLNVLYTVSTMQLAAGNRVRCVWLGVQLEDTARHTTLASSVASTADSSLVLGNKSVSSRPHSMSLVSQCGEEQISGEYNKHYVTLKQIGKGAYGCVKMAYRRSDRLLAVAKFILKEKVGAQFWVDGPDGKRVPLELSLLMTLKHPNIVSILDVYENEKYFQMVMEKHGAGMDLFEFIERRPALDEPLLSYIFRQIGQAVEYLHTLNILHRDIKDENVIIDNKFHVKLIDFGSATFMSKDTLFSTFYGTTEYCSPEVLAGNKYAGPELEMWSMGITLYVLTYFVNPFSDIEDTIQGPLVLPSPVSEDLEQLLRWMLCKEPSQRCTVSQLMAHPWIRQPVAIANYVFHEIVDCDRHEANPETYYSGSLGSPRSGSPVSLADPLAKERSNPSEVAIRSEGKNMSRDEPKRNSLALHALSTADRDAQSDNYSLRSSADILDISSKPVSEAALTDISSDATGHAACDIDYDPDQCECDSWDECEQDSFS is encoded by the exons ATGGAAATCAATGCAACTAGCATATCGAAATATAATAG GGATCCTGAGACAGATTTTGGCGTTCTAAGCCCTGTGATACCTAAGCTACGCAGGTTTGGCGGTGTTTATTCACCTGAACATCTAAATTTAACTCCAAGGCCA aaagcCACAGCTGATTTTAAAGAACCCTGGAATGAGAATCATAACTTGTATACACCTGAAAAGTTACCTGAAGTTGATTTCAGATGCAG GACAGTTAAACCAAAAGGGAACCATGGTTCTCAGAATTACTCCTTTGAAGGCAACCAAAGCTATCCCCGTCTGAACAGAAGGCTCCGGCCCATTAGGATGGAGCTGGAGACACCCACAAAGGTCAAACCTACAGTCGATCTTGTGAGAG TGGATGGCCCAAATGGTCTCCGTTTCAACACTTCCCTCGCTACTGGAGATATCACAGGCTCGCCAGCGCAGTCTCAAACGGACCGCCTGCAGCAAGCCATCAACCCGAGTAAAGCTGTGTTCACAATAGAAACGAATACCTCTAAA ATATTAATAGTGAACAATAAAGCGTGTTCTCTCCTCGGCTATTCAGCTGGGGAGCTCTGTGGGCTGAAGTTCTCTGATCTTCTCCGCAATAGGAACTGCAAGTTCTCACTACATGAGCCTGAGGAGGGAGACGCTTCAGAGGATGGGACCGTTGTCCTGCTTAGTGGCAAA GTCGTAGAACTATTATCAAAAGACGGCCGGGCGGTGCAGGTGTCTCTGTGGATCCGACAGCTGGACAACGACGGCCCCTGTTTGGTAGTCGCCGAGCCGGTCAGCTGCAAAACTGTCGTG TTAACAGTGGACGCTGAAGACGGCATGATCCTCTCGTGTTGCGGCGACGACGCAGCCCTGCTGTTCCAAGCGGAGTCTTGCGACAAGTTACTGGGACTCCCGCTGGCTTCACTCATTCCATCCGTACAACTACCTCCTTGGGATGCGCCCATCCCGCGTAACATCTCTAAGCAGAGGGCCACAG gaAGAACGCTTGACGGTGGCTCGTTCCCCTTATGTCTTTGGATTACTAGACCAGACACTACAGAAAATACGCTTTGGTCTGGCATGAAATCTCACAAAGAAAGACCAATATATGAAGTCAATGTTCGG GTAACGTACAACGTGTCCGGTCTGCTAGTGGTCGACGAGAGCGGCATCATAACGGCGTGCAACCAGCACTTCGCGACGCTGACGTTCGGCAAGCCGCACTCGGCGGTGGTGGGGCGGCCCGTGGACGAGCTCATCCCCGACTTCTGCCGCCAAGCCGACCTCATCAAGCGTCTGCCGCGGCCCAAGGGGCACAACCAGGACGATAATG AATCAGATACAGATGAGGATTCATGCGGAGCTTTCAACGGCAGCCAGAAGTCCGCCTGTATGTCCAACGTGCAGCAATCCCTCCTGTCCACTACGACTAGGGAAAAGTCTTCGAGCGCGCTTTGTCTCGACAAATCTTGCAGTCTGGTCACGCATACGCCTACCCCTACACAG GACATGGTCTCCAGCATCAGCACAACAGCGACGGAACAGCGGAACGACACCTCCGCCCTCCCGGACGTGACCTCGGGCATGTCCAACATCTCCATCGACGACGACTTCACGCCCAGCATCTCCAAGTCGCGCTCCGAAAACATCCTGCGCTCCGAACAGAACAACCCCGTCGCCAG ACAACTCGCCAAGGCCAATGAGAAGTCCGACTCCATATACTACACCTCACAACACTCGCAAGAGGTCACCCCAACAGGCAACACCCCTAGAGTACGCATGAACGACCCTTCTTTACGACTATCCTTCGACTCGAGCAAATACAGATCCAAGGTCAACCAAGACAAAGACAAAAGCAGTCTATCCTTAGATTTTTGTGACTCGAATGAGACGAGTGCGGACTTCTTGACGCCGATCAATGAGATGCCGCCGCCTGGCTGCGAGATTGAGGATTTGCCGAAGCACAACGGGAATGAGAGTATTGAGAGTTTGAGTAATGATAATGATTTGGAGACGCAGACTGAGTCGGCGCCGAGGAAGAGATATGACT TGGACGGCCCCGAAACTCCTTGCATCGCCAAACGCCTCCTCCGAGCCCACGTCACATCAACTCCACAACGAACCAAATCTGAATGTGATGACACCCAGGACGGCACCTACCGCGGCATCGTGCTACATCGCGATGGGACGCAACTCA ATGTACTGTACACGGTATCAACGATGCAACTAGCGGCCGGCAACAGAGTCCGCTGTGTATGGCTCGGAGTTCAACTAGAAGACACAGCGCGACACACCACACTTGCCTCCAGTGTAGCTTCTACAGCGGATAGTTCACTGGTACTT GGAAACAAATCGGTGAGCAGCAGGCCTCACTCAATGTCCCTCGTGAGCCAGTGCGGCGAAGAACAGATCTCCGGCGAGTACAACAAGCACTATGTCACGTTGAAACAAATAG GGAAAGGCGCCTACGGCTGCGTGAAAATGGCTTACCGTCGCTCTGATCGACTCCTGGCGGTAGCCAAGTTTATATTGAAGGAGAAAGTCGGAGCGCAGTTCTGGGTAGACGGACCCGATGGAAAAAGAGTGCCTTTGGAGCTTAGTCTACTAATGACTTTGAAGCATCCTAATATC GTCAGCATATTAGATGTGTATGAAAATGAGAAATACTTCCAAATGGTGATGGAGAAACATGGCGCTGGAATGGACCTGTTTGAGTTCATCGAGCGAAGGCCCGCGCTTGACGAGCCACTTCTTAGCTACATATTTAGACAG ATAGGCCAAGCCGTAGAGTACCTCCACACCCTAAACATTCTTCACCGAGACATCAAAGACGAGAACGTGATCATAGACAACAAGTTCCACGTGAAACTGATCGACTTCGGCTCGGCTACGTTCATGAGCAAGGATACCTTGTTTTCGACGTTTTATGGGACTACGGAGTATTGCAGTCCTGAAGTTTTAGCTGGGAACAA ATACGCAGGCCCTGAGCTAGAGATGTGGTCAATGGGTATAACACTCTACGTGCTAACATACTTTGTTAACCCGTTCTCTGATATAGAAGACACGATACAAGGACCGCTAGTGTTACCGTCACCTGTTTCAGAAG ATTTGGAACAGTTACTACGGTGGATGCTGTGCAAAGAACCCTCTCAAAGATGTACGGTGAGCCAACTGATGGCGCACCCGTGGATACGGCAGCCGGTCGCCATCGCCAACTACGTGTTTCACGAGATCGTCGACTGCG ATCGCCACGAAGCGAATCCTGAGACGTATTACAGTGGCAGCCTAGGCTCGCCTAGAAGCGGCTCTCCCGTCTCCTTGGCTGATCCACTAGCTAAAG AACGCTCAAACCCATCAGAGGTGGCGATTCGTTCCGAAGGCAAGAACATGTCGCGGGACGAACCAAAAAGAAACTCACTGGCGCTTCATGCTCTGTCCACGGCTGACAGAGACGCGCAGTCCGACAACTACAGTCTAAGATCATCAGCCGAT ATTCTAGACATTTCTTCAAAGCCCGTGTCCGAAGCGGCTCTAACGGACATCAGCTCGGACGCGACCGGGCATGCGGCCTGCGACATCGACTACGACCCCGATCAGTGCGAGTGCGACAGCTGGGACGAGTGCGAGCAGGACAGCTTCTCCTAA